In one Zobellia galactanivorans genomic region, the following are encoded:
- a CDS encoding ABC transporter permease — protein sequence MNFEYFLAKRLIKGEAHKISISAPIIKIAIAAIALGVVMMLIAIATGIGLKYKIREKVAAFNGHIQISSYDNNASDVSVIPVSLDQEFYPEFKTIDGIRHIQAVASKAGIIRTETTFEGIIAKGVGADYDWTAFEEYLVEGQLPNYSGDLNEEVLMSDLMANRLHLKTGDTFYAFFLKDGDVSKLPNQRKFKITGLYDSGFEEFDGLYLFTDIRHIQRMNKWEDDQVGNFEVFLNSFDDIDAKSNEIYGNTVSTLDTQTIVNKYYKIFEWISLFDFNIILIIGIVIIVSGFNMITALLVLILERTQMIGILKALGSANWSIRKVFLYNATYLIGIGLFWGNLIGLGIIVLQDRFKILKFPNPKEYYIEYVPVHIDIFTVLALNAGVLILCVLMLLIPSYIITKISPVKAIKFE from the coding sequence TTGAATTTTGAATATTTTTTGGCCAAGCGGCTCATCAAAGGTGAGGCGCATAAAATTAGTATTTCCGCACCAATAATAAAAATAGCTATTGCAGCTATTGCATTGGGGGTGGTAATGATGCTCATTGCGATAGCTACCGGAATAGGCCTGAAGTACAAGATACGGGAAAAAGTAGCTGCCTTCAACGGGCACATCCAAATTTCCAGTTACGACAATAATGCATCCGATGTATCGGTCATTCCGGTTTCATTGGATCAAGAGTTTTATCCCGAGTTCAAGACTATTGACGGTATCCGTCACATACAGGCCGTTGCTAGCAAGGCGGGCATTATTAGAACCGAGACCACCTTTGAAGGTATTATTGCCAAGGGGGTAGGGGCGGATTATGACTGGACGGCATTTGAGGAATATTTGGTAGAGGGTCAGTTGCCGAACTACTCCGGCGATTTGAATGAAGAGGTATTGATGTCAGACCTCATGGCCAACCGACTACACCTAAAAACCGGCGATACCTTTTACGCATTTTTTCTCAAGGATGGCGATGTGTCGAAATTGCCCAACCAAAGAAAATTTAAAATTACCGGCCTCTACGATAGCGGATTTGAGGAGTTTGACGGACTTTATCTTTTTACCGATATACGGCACATACAACGTATGAACAAGTGGGAAGATGACCAAGTAGGTAATTTCGAGGTGTTCTTGAACAGTTTTGACGATATCGACGCCAAAAGCAATGAGATTTACGGGAATACCGTCTCTACACTAGATACACAGACCATCGTAAACAAATATTACAAGATCTTTGAATGGATCAGTCTTTTCGACTTTAATATCATTCTGATCATCGGTATCGTGATCATCGTAAGTGGGTTCAATATGATTACGGCACTGTTGGTGCTGATTTTAGAACGCACCCAAATGATCGGCATCCTCAAGGCTTTGGGGTCGGCCAATTGGAGCATACGTAAGGTGTTTTTGTACAACGCTACATACCTTATCGGTATCGGTCTGTTTTGGGGGAACCTTATTGGCTTGGGCATTATTGTACTGCAAGACCGGTTCAAGATATTGAAGTTTCCGAACCCGAAAGAGTATTACATAGAATACGTGCCCGTACATATCGACATATTTACGGTCTTGGCCCTCAATGCGGGCGTGTTGATCCTATGTGTGCTGATGCTGTTGATTCCATCGTATATTATCACCAAAATTTCTCCGGTCAAGGCCATCAAATTCGAATAG
- a CDS encoding Crp/Fnr family transcriptional regulator yields MEEGLLQNYGYLFEDALLAEMQEVGLVKKYGQGTVIMDIGETISHMPLLLNGAIKILREDENGDELLLYFLERGDTCAMTFSCCVGTHKSEIRAVAESDTELIMIPVDKMEAWMSKYATWRQFILDSYHTRMTELLETVDTIAFLRMDERLLKHLQDKAMVNHDEYVQTTHQDIAYDLNTSRVVISRLLKKLEKEGKIEMQRNRIKVIDL; encoded by the coding sequence ATGGAAGAAGGTCTTTTGCAGAATTATGGCTATCTCTTTGAAGATGCACTCTTGGCTGAGATGCAAGAGGTAGGCTTGGTAAAAAAGTATGGTCAGGGTACGGTAATCATGGATATCGGTGAGACCATTTCACATATGCCCTTATTGTTGAACGGAGCGATCAAGATTTTGCGCGAAGATGAAAACGGAGACGAACTGTTACTTTATTTTTTAGAGCGGGGCGATACCTGTGCCATGACCTTTTCATGTTGTGTAGGAACCCATAAAAGTGAGATACGGGCCGTTGCCGAAAGTGATACGGAGCTTATCATGATTCCCGTAGATAAGATGGAAGCATGGATGTCAAAATATGCCACATGGCGTCAGTTTATCTTGGACAGTTACCATACGCGAATGACCGAATTGCTCGAAACCGTCGATACCATTGCCTTCCTTCGAATGGACGAACGGCTGCTCAAGCACCTTCAAGACAAGGCCATGGTCAACCACGACGAATACGTCCAGACAACACATCAAGATATTGCCTATGACCTGAATACTTCAAGAGTGGTCATCTCAAGGCTGCTTAAAAAGCTTGAGAAGGAAGGAAAGATAGAAATGCAGCGTAACCGGATCAAGGTCATCGACTTATAA
- a CDS encoding aldose epimerase family protein produces the protein MTELSFKDQNVKIDAGELVGYTVNGHEYIHQKGSPGWRSSDTEMFPIIGPTADAKFMVQTPRDIAVQDQHGLLREMEYELISETEMEAVFQKAYKANSRVKNSKYPDKSNKEWLFWTYDFNFKKTFRLGEDGLEVSFTVSGERDMPFMLGYHPAFKLHTESPVVIAGDKEISLDEIMAVGSRALEVADCEEIVLKDQKELRVRTEGFGNFMLWTEVPNMLCIEPITFYPYAVPQVKLFEGFSYLKDEDAQLRVFISAVN, from the coding sequence ATGACAGAGTTAAGTTTTAAAGATCAAAATGTAAAAATAGATGCCGGTGAATTGGTAGGTTATACCGTAAACGGGCACGAGTATATCCATCAAAAAGGCAGTCCGGGATGGCGCAGTTCCGATACCGAAATGTTTCCGATCATCGGCCCCACCGCCGATGCCAAATTTATGGTACAGACCCCAAGGGACATTGCGGTTCAAGATCAGCACGGATTGCTACGGGAGATGGAGTACGAGTTGATATCGGAAACGGAGATGGAGGCGGTTTTTCAAAAGGCGTATAAGGCCAATTCGCGGGTGAAGAATTCGAAATATCCGGACAAGTCGAACAAGGAATGGTTGTTTTGGACCTATGATTTCAACTTTAAAAAGACCTTTCGATTGGGGGAAGACGGGCTGGAAGTAAGCTTTACGGTTTCCGGGGAACGCGATATGCCCTTTATGCTGGGTTATCACCCTGCTTTTAAGCTGCACACCGAAAGTCCCGTAGTAATCGCCGGCGATAAAGAAATAAGCCTTGATGAGATCATGGCGGTAGGAAGCCGGGCGCTAGAAGTGGCCGACTGCGAGGAAATTGTATTGAAGGACCAAAAAGAGCTTCGTGTCCGTACCGAAGGCTTTGGCAATTTTATGTTGTGGACGGAAGTGCCCAATATGCTGTGTATAGAACCAATTACGTTTTATCCGTATGCCGTGCCACAGGTGAAGCTGTTTGAAGGTTTTAGTTATTTGAAGGACGAAGATGCCCAATTGAGGGTCTTTATAAGTGCGGTCAATTAA
- a CDS encoding PLP-dependent cysteine synthase family protein, with the protein MRYAENILGTIGNTPLVKLNKLTSDLPCLVLAKYETFNPGNSVKDRMALQMIEDAEAAGLLKPGGTIVEATSGNTGMGLALAATIKGYRLICVISDKQSVEKIDILKAMGSEVHVCPTNVEPSDPRSYYATAKRLAKETPNAWYVNQYDNPSNTKAHYLSTGPEIWEQTDGKITHFVVGVGTGGTISGVGKFLKEKNPDIKVWGVDTYGSVFKKYHETGVFDENEIYPYITEGIGEDILPENVDFDIIDGFVKVTDKDAAIYTRRLAREEAMFLGNSAGAAIKGLLQLKEHFTKDDVVVVLFHDHGSRYVGKMFNDDWMREKGFLD; encoded by the coding sequence ATGAGATACGCAGAAAATATTCTTGGAACCATAGGGAATACGCCTTTGGTAAAGCTAAATAAGTTGACCTCCGACCTTCCTTGCCTGGTATTGGCCAAGTACGAAACCTTTAACCCGGGCAACTCGGTAAAAGACCGTATGGCCCTACAAATGATAGAAGATGCCGAAGCGGCTGGGCTTTTAAAGCCGGGCGGTACCATTGTAGAGGCCACCTCGGGCAATACCGGAATGGGTTTGGCATTGGCCGCTACGATAAAAGGCTACAGGCTCATTTGTGTGATAAGTGATAAGCAATCCGTAGAAAAGATAGATATACTAAAGGCCATGGGCAGTGAAGTGCACGTATGTCCTACGAACGTTGAACCGAGTGACCCAAGAAGTTATTATGCCACGGCCAAAAGGCTGGCCAAGGAAACTCCGAACGCTTGGTACGTGAACCAATACGATAACCCTAGTAATACAAAGGCCCATTACCTTAGTACCGGGCCGGAAATTTGGGAACAGACCGACGGTAAGATTACCCATTTTGTCGTTGGTGTGGGAACCGGAGGTACGATTTCGGGCGTGGGTAAATTTTTGAAGGAGAAAAATCCCGATATAAAAGTTTGGGGCGTCGATACCTATGGTTCGGTCTTTAAAAAATACCACGAGACCGGAGTGTTCGACGAGAATGAGATCTACCCCTATATTACCGAAGGTATCGGGGAGGATATTCTCCCGGAAAATGTAGATTTTGACATTATTGACGGCTTCGTAAAAGTTACCGATAAAGATGCCGCCATCTATACCCGACGTTTGGCCAGGGAAGAGGCCATGTTTTTGGGGAATTCGGCAGGTGCGGCCATAAAAGGGCTATTGCAGCTCAAGGAACATTTTACGAAAGACGATGTGGTGGTCGTGTTGTTCCATGATCACGGAAGTCGCTATGTCGGAAAAATGTTCAATGACGATTGGATGCGTGAAAAGGGGTTTTTAGATTAG